The proteins below are encoded in one region of Fibrella aestuarina BUZ 2:
- a CDS encoding RES family NAD+ phosphorylase → MYRITRAVYADRLVASGGVARWNARGRFVIYTAGSRALACLENVVHRSGEGLQALFRVMVIHVPDNVPSQTVTPADLPANWADYQNFDVCQQLGERWLTTGQTAVLRVPSVIVPQEWNYLLNPAHPDFARITLLRTEPFLFDPRIKA, encoded by the coding sequence GTGTATCGAATCACCCGCGCTGTGTATGCCGATCGGCTGGTGGCGTCGGGCGGGGTGGCCCGGTGGAATGCGCGGGGTCGCTTTGTTATCTACACGGCCGGGAGCCGGGCGTTGGCCTGCCTCGAAAACGTCGTGCACCGGAGCGGCGAAGGCCTGCAGGCGCTTTTCCGGGTGATGGTCATCCACGTACCGGACAATGTACCCAGCCAAACCGTTACCCCCGCCGACCTGCCTGCCAACTGGGCCGACTACCAGAATTTTGATGTGTGCCAGCAGCTGGGCGAACGCTGGCTCACGACGGGTCAAACCGCCGTGTTGCGCGTGCCGTCGGTTATCGTGCCGCAGGAGTGGAACTACCTGCTCAATCCGGCTCATCCCGACTTTGCCCGCATCACGTTGCTCCGCACCGAACCCTTCCTGTTCGACCCCCGAATTAAAGCCTGA
- the parS gene encoding type II RES/Xre toxin-antitoxin system antitoxin — MVQDRNRLVLAALRGVPALLFFDVADQTGYRREQLAEVFDTSLKTFQRYEREHRKLNPQDSEKVLKIQALFARGTEVFGSLDAFRRWMDKPAFGLGDQVPFSLLHTSGGIDLIMDELIRIDYGDLA; from the coding sequence ATGGTTCAGGATCGAAATCGACTGGTATTGGCCGCACTGCGGGGCGTACCGGCCCTGTTGTTTTTCGACGTGGCCGATCAGACGGGGTATCGTCGGGAGCAATTGGCTGAGGTGTTCGATACCTCGTTGAAAACGTTTCAGCGCTACGAGCGGGAACACCGGAAACTCAACCCGCAGGATAGCGAGAAGGTCCTGAAAATTCAGGCGCTGTTTGCGCGGGGTACCGAGGTCTTTGGTTCACTCGATGCCTTTCGCCGGTGGATGGATAAACCCGCTTTCGGGCTAGGCGATCAGGTGCCTTTCTCGCTGTTGCATACGTCGGGCGGTATCGACCTGATTATGGACGAACTCATCCGCATCGATTACGGCGATCTGGCTTGA
- the dapA gene encoding 4-hydroxy-tetrahydrodipicolinate synthase — protein MYTQFHGVGVAIVTPFNADHSIDFEGFGRVINHVSEGGVRYFVLQGTTGESPTVSKAEKKQLLTYLNENNPRNLPIVYGVGGNVTADVVAGMNDIDFDGVDAILSVCPYYNKPGRRGVIEHFTRIADASPVPVILYNIPPRTGINMSPETVVELAQHPNIIGVKEASCIIEQCMEIARDAPEDFLLISGDDVQGVPIISIGGVGVMSVIANAFPARFSGMIDAALHGDFQTARRELNHFLRIDPLLYEEGNPVGIKGILDTLGIIGSDVRLPLMKASDDLRERQRAVLQQDSLIELVA, from the coding sequence ATGTACACGCAGTTCCACGGTGTGGGTGTCGCCATTGTCACCCCGTTCAACGCCGACCATTCGATCGATTTCGAGGGATTTGGTCGGGTCATCAATCACGTTTCGGAGGGAGGCGTGCGCTACTTTGTGCTGCAAGGCACCACCGGTGAGTCACCGACGGTGTCGAAGGCCGAGAAAAAACAACTGCTAACGTACCTGAACGAAAACAACCCGCGCAACCTGCCCATCGTCTATGGCGTCGGCGGCAACGTGACGGCCGATGTGGTCGCGGGTATGAACGACATTGATTTCGATGGCGTCGACGCCATCCTGTCGGTTTGTCCGTATTACAATAAACCCGGTCGCCGGGGCGTGATCGAACACTTCACCCGCATAGCCGATGCCTCGCCGGTACCAGTCATTCTGTATAACATTCCGCCGCGGACGGGCATCAACATGTCACCGGAAACGGTGGTTGAGTTGGCGCAGCATCCCAACATCATTGGCGTGAAAGAAGCCTCCTGCATCATTGAACAGTGCATGGAAATTGCGCGCGACGCGCCCGAGGATTTTCTGCTCATTTCGGGCGACGACGTGCAGGGCGTGCCCATCATTAGCATCGGTGGGGTAGGGGTTATGTCGGTGATTGCCAACGCCTTCCCGGCCCGGTTCTCCGGGATGATCGACGCCGCGCTGCACGGCGATTTCCAGACCGCCCGCCGCGAACTGAATCATTTCCTGCGCATCGACCCGCTGCTTTACGAAGAAGGCAACCCCGTCGGTATCAAAGGGATTCTCGATACGCTCGGTATCATTGGCTCCGATGTGCGGCTGCCGCTCATGAAAGCGTCCGACGACCTGCGTGAGCGCCAACGGGCCGTGTTGCAGCAAGACAGCCTGATTGAACTGGTTGCCTAG
- a CDS encoding glycosyltransferase family 39 protein, with the protein MRLHYLFLFLLCAVAVAIRIVNLDAHGIGGDEKNSFFVSQFVPMGGANQHEVFFNKAKPYFTPAEFWKEKGIADFYDAGARIDNGSSAAHALLLHYWTNWFGVGDGTLRALSVLFSVLLIPLIFVFVRSVFNSPNLALGVAALATIEPLYVGWSQVVRTYTMTFFFCLLATYLFFRILKAEEARQRPVGLYVAYGLCAFLCLMCHYSVFTLFALHGLIVLLFVRNLRTWVGLALAMVIPTLGMLWWLKAGGGQYAFRFIEDSKNVYNEMAAKNPQVGYLAPTTPFNAIIQLVPIAINHFLPINGFFDVLEGKRNWLILAAATVGILGIYRFVRSERIKQGAILGVLVVAGLLYSKTRLQFTCFTAGLLLLAVLIDDTMRQRGERRRAYWAMWLLGMVPLAFLLVYAVQDQNTFRIQHKYVGYSMAFALVLVALALRALWTYPAWVKYPMAVLLLCQLGFVANTIRHVWEDRSPRYLLYANPRIANPYRSIAQTIERQYVAGDTIVYPSYKGDDADYTVSPSFYPIIDAQLVNFYLPKTATYWQRVDQHEPNKVLLKKADGRQQVLFDFKGATYRY; encoded by the coding sequence ATGCGCCTTCACTACCTGTTTCTTTTTCTGCTTTGTGCGGTTGCCGTTGCCATTCGCATCGTTAATCTGGACGCACACGGCATTGGCGGCGACGAGAAGAACTCCTTCTTCGTCAGTCAGTTTGTGCCGATGGGCGGCGCGAACCAGCACGAGGTTTTCTTCAACAAAGCCAAGCCGTATTTTACACCGGCCGAGTTCTGGAAGGAGAAAGGCATCGCTGACTTTTACGATGCCGGCGCCCGGATTGACAACGGCAGTTCGGCGGCGCACGCCCTGCTGTTGCATTACTGGACCAACTGGTTTGGCGTGGGCGATGGTACGTTGCGGGCCTTGTCGGTGCTGTTCAGTGTCCTGCTGATTCCGCTCATCTTCGTGTTTGTGCGGTCCGTGTTCAACTCGCCCAATCTGGCGCTGGGCGTGGCGGCGCTGGCCACCATCGAGCCGCTCTACGTAGGCTGGTCGCAGGTGGTACGTACCTACACTATGACCTTCTTCTTTTGCCTGCTGGCCACGTACCTGTTTTTTCGGATTCTGAAAGCGGAGGAGGCCCGCCAACGACCGGTGGGGCTCTATGTCGCCTATGGCCTGTGTGCCTTCCTGTGCCTGATGTGCCATTATTCGGTCTTCACCTTGTTTGCGCTTCACGGCCTCATTGTGCTGCTGTTCGTACGGAACCTACGTACCTGGGTTGGGCTGGCCCTGGCGATGGTTATTCCCACGCTGGGGATGCTCTGGTGGTTGAAAGCCGGGGGCGGGCAATACGCGTTTCGGTTCATTGAAGACAGTAAGAATGTCTACAACGAGATGGCCGCTAAAAATCCGCAGGTGGGTTATCTGGCCCCCACCACGCCGTTCAACGCGATTATTCAGTTGGTGCCCATCGCCATCAACCACTTCTTGCCCATCAATGGCTTCTTCGACGTGCTGGAGGGTAAACGAAACTGGCTCATCCTGGCGGCGGCTACGGTTGGCATCCTGGGTATCTACCGGTTTGTCCGGTCCGAACGCATCAAGCAGGGCGCTATTCTGGGGGTGCTGGTCGTGGCGGGGCTGCTCTATTCCAAAACGCGGTTGCAATTCACCTGCTTTACGGCGGGGCTGTTGCTGCTGGCTGTGCTGATCGACGACACCATGCGTCAACGCGGCGAGCGGCGGCGGGCCTACTGGGCGATGTGGCTGCTGGGGATGGTACCGCTGGCGTTTCTGCTCGTTTACGCCGTGCAGGATCAGAATACCTTCCGCATTCAGCACAAATACGTGGGCTACAGCATGGCGTTCGCGCTGGTGCTGGTGGCACTAGCCCTGCGCGCCCTCTGGACGTACCCAGCCTGGGTAAAGTACCCGATGGCCGTGCTGCTGCTGTGCCAGCTGGGGTTTGTAGCCAACACGATTCGGCACGTCTGGGAAGACCGATCGCCGCGTTACCTGCTGTATGCCAACCCGCGCATCGCCAACCCATACCGCTCGATTGCACAGACGATTGAGCGGCAATACGTGGCGGGCGATACCATCGTGTATCCGTCGTATAAAGGCGACGATGCCGATTATACGGTCAGTCCGTCGTTTTACCCCATCATCGACGCGCAGCTGGTCAATTTCTACCTGCCCAAAACGGCGACCTATTGGCAGCGGGTGGATCAGCACGAGCCCAACAAGGTCCTGCTCAAGAAAGCCGATGGCCGTCAGCAGGTGCTGTTCGACTTCAAAGGGGCGACGTATCGGTATTAG
- the ligA gene encoding NAD-dependent DNA ligase LigA produces the protein MSAQTRIQELTDRLNYYNDQYYQHSRSVVDDFTFDKLLEELQQLEAQYPELRQPDSPTLRVGGTISKEFPTVYHRFPMLSLGNTYSEADLIEFDNRVRKGLNGEAYEYICEQKFDGVALSMTYENGVLVQGATRGDGVRGDDITNNIRTIRTLPLKVTGRFAAGVADESTPPATPAAEPTPAIPSLFEVRGEGFLPLAEFERINREREDIGEPLLANPRNAASGTFKQQDSGSVAKRRLDCYLYSFLSDEAVFKTHEESLVRMAEWGFNVSPTWEKCADINAVMAYIQKWDTQRFTLPLNTDGIVIKVNRYDQQRELGFTAKSPRWAIAYKFKAAGASTTLNSVSYQVGRTGAVTPVAHLSPVLLAGTVVKRASLHNANEIARLGVMLGDTVFVEKGGEIIPKVTGVDLSQRTDAVQPITYPTECPACGTPLVRKEGEAHFYCTNDKHCPPQRQARFEHFIQRRAMNIESLGEGKIELLIDKGLVESPADLYDLTNEKLLGLEKTYPAAPLIHDDGSETPGKARTVKFGQKTVDNILSAIERSKSQSFANVLFALGIRYVGNTTADRLVAYFGSLDALMAAPLDTLAGVPDVGPRIAESAYAWFQDAENRQYIDRLRAAGLQFVSEKKQVAQESDSLAGKTFLYTGTFANFSRESLEERIAANGGKLLSGVSKKLNYLIVGENAGPSKVQKAQQLNVPMISEDEFVAMLG, from the coding sequence ATGTCTGCACAAACGCGTATCCAGGAACTCACCGATCGGCTCAATTACTATAACGACCAATATTACCAGCATAGCCGCTCGGTCGTTGATGATTTCACCTTCGATAAGCTGCTCGAAGAACTTCAGCAACTCGAAGCCCAATACCCCGAACTGCGCCAACCCGACTCGCCTACGCTGCGGGTGGGCGGTACCATCAGCAAAGAATTCCCGACGGTTTACCACCGGTTTCCGATGCTGTCGCTGGGCAATACCTATTCCGAAGCCGACCTGATCGAATTCGACAACCGGGTGCGGAAAGGCCTGAACGGCGAGGCCTACGAATACATCTGCGAACAGAAATTCGATGGGGTGGCCCTCAGCATGACCTACGAAAATGGCGTGCTAGTGCAGGGCGCGACCCGCGGCGACGGCGTTCGCGGCGACGACATTACCAACAACATCCGCACGATCCGCACATTACCCCTGAAGGTGACGGGGCGCTTCGCCGCCGGTGTTGCGGATGAGTCGACGCCCCCCGCCACCCCCGCGGCGGAACCAACCCCTGCCATCCCGTCCCTGTTCGAAGTGCGGGGCGAAGGCTTTCTGCCCCTGGCCGAATTTGAGCGCATCAACCGGGAGCGGGAAGACATTGGCGAGCCGCTGCTGGCCAACCCGCGCAACGCCGCCTCCGGTACGTTCAAGCAGCAGGATTCGGGCAGCGTAGCCAAACGGCGGCTGGATTGTTACCTCTATTCGTTTCTGTCGGACGAAGCGGTGTTCAAGACCCACGAAGAAAGCCTCGTGCGCATGGCCGAGTGGGGCTTCAACGTGTCGCCAACCTGGGAAAAATGCGCCGACATCAACGCCGTGATGGCCTACATTCAGAAGTGGGATACCCAGCGGTTTACGCTGCCCCTGAATACCGATGGCATCGTGATCAAGGTAAACCGCTACGATCAGCAGCGTGAGCTGGGCTTTACCGCCAAAAGCCCACGCTGGGCCATTGCTTATAAATTTAAGGCTGCCGGAGCCAGCACCACGCTCAACAGCGTAAGCTATCAGGTGGGCCGCACCGGGGCCGTGACGCCCGTGGCGCACCTGTCGCCGGTGTTGCTGGCGGGTACGGTAGTCAAGCGGGCGTCGTTGCACAACGCCAACGAGATTGCCCGGTTGGGCGTCATGCTGGGCGATACGGTCTTCGTGGAAAAGGGCGGGGAGATCATTCCGAAAGTAACGGGCGTCGACCTCAGCCAACGTACCGACGCCGTGCAGCCCATCACGTACCCAACCGAATGCCCCGCCTGCGGCACGCCGTTGGTGCGGAAAGAAGGGGAGGCCCACTTTTATTGCACCAACGACAAACACTGCCCGCCGCAGCGGCAGGCGCGGTTCGAGCATTTCATCCAGCGCCGGGCCATGAACATCGAGAGCCTGGGCGAGGGTAAAATTGAGCTGTTGATCGACAAAGGGCTGGTTGAGAGCCCCGCCGACCTGTACGACCTGACCAACGAAAAACTGCTGGGACTGGAGAAGACGTATCCGGCGGCACCGTTGATTCATGATGATGGCTCGGAGACGCCGGGTAAGGCCCGCACGGTGAAATTCGGCCAGAAAACCGTCGACAATATCCTGTCGGCGATCGAGCGGTCGAAAAGCCAGTCGTTTGCCAATGTGCTGTTTGCGCTGGGCATCCGGTACGTGGGCAATACCACCGCCGACCGCCTCGTGGCCTATTTCGGCTCGCTGGATGCGCTGATGGCCGCTCCGCTCGATACGTTGGCGGGGGTGCCCGACGTGGGCCCGCGGATTGCCGAGAGTGCCTACGCCTGGTTTCAGGACGCCGAAAACCGCCAGTACATCGACCGCCTGCGGGCAGCGGGCCTCCAGTTCGTCTCGGAAAAGAAACAAGTGGCGCAGGAGAGCGACTCGCTGGCGGGCAAGACCTTCCTGTATACCGGCACGTTTGCCAATTTCAGCCGCGAAAGCCTCGAAGAACGCATTGCGGCCAACGGCGGTAAACTGCTGAGCGGCGTATCCAAAAAGCTCAATTACCTCATCGTGGGTGAAAATGCCGGTCCGTCGAAAGTGCAGAAAGCCCAACAACTAAACGTACCCATGATCAGCGAAGACGAATTCGTCGCGATGCTGGGATAA
- the rpe gene encoding ribulose-phosphate 3-epimerase, with translation MNFPIVAPSILAADFANLQRDVELINRSEADWFHIDVMDGVFVPNISFGFPVMEAVRRHATKPLDVHLMIVQPERYIDAFAKAGAAAITVHYEACTHLHRTLTQIREAGCRAGVALNMQTPVEALADLTDAFDQVLIMTINPGFGGQKLLPLSIPKVQKMQRLLAMARSNALIGVDGGIDARTMGPVLDAGAHYFVAGTSVFGAKDPLDAVRTLKHLAPTKPLA, from the coding sequence ATGAATTTTCCCATTGTGGCGCCGTCAATTCTGGCTGCCGACTTTGCCAATCTGCAACGCGACGTTGAGTTGATCAACCGCAGTGAGGCCGACTGGTTTCATATCGACGTGATGGACGGCGTCTTCGTGCCCAACATCTCGTTCGGCTTTCCGGTGATGGAGGCCGTTCGGCGGCACGCGACCAAACCCCTGGATGTTCACCTGATGATCGTGCAGCCCGAACGGTACATCGACGCCTTTGCCAAGGCCGGTGCCGCCGCCATTACAGTACACTATGAGGCCTGTACGCACCTCCACCGCACGCTCACCCAGATTCGGGAAGCCGGGTGCCGGGCTGGGGTGGCGCTCAACATGCAAACCCCGGTGGAGGCCCTCGCCGACCTGACCGACGCGTTCGATCAGGTGCTGATCATGACGATTAACCCCGGTTTTGGCGGGCAAAAACTGTTGCCGCTGTCGATTCCGAAAGTGCAGAAAATGCAGCGTCTGCTGGCAATGGCCCGCAGCAATGCGTTGATTGGGGTCGATGGGGGCATTGATGCCCGGACCATGGGGCCCGTACTGGACGCTGGTGCCCACTATTTTGTGGCAGGTACGTCGGTGTTTGGGGCCAAAGACCCCCTCGATGCCGTGCGCACACTGAAGCACCTCGCCCCCACCAAACCCCTTGCCTAA
- a CDS encoding alpha-amylase family glycosyl hydrolase, translated as MKQLTIMLACLLTGLGFSCRQPDRTETATTTPAATQADSLTVSAPTPTTHTAPEWAKNATIYEVNVRQFSEKGDLAGVEVQLPRLKELGVDIVWLMPIYPIGKEKRKGSLGSPYSVASYTDVNPAYGTLDDLKRLVKRAHDLGLRVILDYVPNHTAWDHPWVKAHPDWYTQVKGKMSSPLDENGKPTGWDDVVDLNYDNPAMRKAMTDAMTFWVRETDIDGYRMDVAGLVPATFWQELRPTLDKIKPVFMLAEAEADTNLFRNGFNMNYAWAMHALLKDIAKGKRQALAIDSLLAQRRSVYPAWAYQMQFTQNHDENTWNGTLSESFGAGAKAFVVLTSTFNGMPLVYNGAESGLNKRLQFFEKDPIIWGNYPEATFYKSLLTLKHRNRALWNGEAGGDLIKIPTGRDEQVYAFFRQRDMDRVVVLINLSSQPQTIRLGGEGYDGRYIEIFNQQPFELKPNMNLTLKPWEYRVLTN; from the coding sequence ATGAAGCAGTTGACGATAATGCTGGCATGTCTGCTAACCGGCCTCGGGTTTAGCTGTCGGCAGCCAGACCGCACCGAGACAGCAACCACTACCCCCGCGGCCACCCAGGCGGATAGCCTGACGGTCAGTGCCCCCACCCCCACGACCCATACCGCACCCGAATGGGCCAAAAACGCGACGATCTACGAGGTCAACGTGCGGCAGTTTTCCGAAAAAGGCGACCTGGCGGGTGTGGAAGTGCAACTGCCCCGCCTTAAGGAATTGGGCGTCGACATTGTCTGGCTCATGCCCATTTACCCAATCGGCAAGGAGAAACGAAAAGGCTCGCTCGGCAGCCCTTATTCCGTGGCGAGTTATACCGACGTCAACCCGGCTTACGGCACCCTCGACGACCTGAAACGGCTGGTGAAGCGGGCGCACGACCTCGGCCTGCGCGTTATCCTCGACTACGTACCCAACCACACGGCCTGGGACCACCCCTGGGTGAAGGCCCATCCCGACTGGTACACCCAGGTGAAGGGCAAAATGAGCTCGCCATTGGATGAAAACGGCAAACCCACCGGCTGGGACGACGTGGTCGATCTCAATTACGACAACCCCGCCATGCGCAAAGCCATGACCGACGCGATGACCTTCTGGGTTCGGGAAACCGACATCGACGGCTACCGCATGGATGTGGCCGGCCTGGTGCCCGCCACGTTCTGGCAGGAACTACGCCCCACACTCGACAAGATCAAGCCCGTTTTTATGCTGGCCGAAGCGGAGGCCGACACCAACTTGTTTCGGAACGGCTTCAACATGAACTATGCCTGGGCCATGCACGCCCTGCTGAAAGACATTGCCAAAGGCAAACGGCAGGCCCTGGCCATCGACTCGTTGCTGGCACAGCGCCGAAGCGTCTATCCGGCCTGGGCGTATCAGATGCAGTTCACCCAGAACCACGACGAAAACACCTGGAACGGCACCCTGTCTGAGTCGTTCGGAGCCGGGGCCAAAGCCTTTGTGGTCCTGACCAGCACATTCAACGGCATGCCTCTCGTGTATAACGGCGCGGAATCGGGCCTGAACAAGCGCCTGCAATTTTTCGAGAAAGATCCGATCATCTGGGGGAATTACCCCGAGGCCACGTTCTACAAATCACTGCTGACGCTCAAACACCGCAACCGCGCCCTCTGGAACGGCGAGGCCGGAGGCGACCTGATCAAGATTCCGACGGGGCGCGACGAGCAGGTGTATGCCTTCTTCCGGCAACGTGACATGGACCGGGTGGTGGTCCTGATTAACCTGAGCAGCCAGCCCCAGACCATCCGGCTCGGCGGCGAAGGCTACGATGGCCGGTATATCGAAATATTCAACCAACAGCCTTTTGAGTTGAAACCAAATATGAACTTGACCCTGAAACCCTGGGAGTACCGGGTTCTGACGAATTAA
- a CDS encoding OmpA family protein, translating into MVVKWSYIVSFLVLSVATGYAQTVQWATQVTGYSTERVSRFGDQQFRASQALGKPNVLPQVVESPCAWSPLGPESPQDEWIKVSVDQVKPIRQVLVAESANPGAITQVIVYDEQGKERVIFSEEEANARLANTPVNPLLRIQVPEGVLTGRAIKVVMKPSRVKGINQIDAIGVSDSPQPVTVGIRLGTNAPKVQERENLGPGINSPSDEVAPVISPDGKTIYFTRTNHKGNVGRPDKQDVWFSTLNPDRTWSEAQNIGKPINTDNNNAINGISPDGRTLYLLNVYRPDGSLEFGISKSTLTKTGWTFPRECQITNYAIRDPTKNTFLELTVSPDGQTMLLALERKDAIGKRDLYVSFRQADVTWSEPKSLGSVLNTADEEAAPFLAIDNRTLYFTSQGHPGYGNGDIFVTRRLDDTWTNWSEPENLGLGINSPEWDGYFNVPASGDYAYLSSRANSLGEHDLFRLKLVPGLRPEPVAMITGQVLDLISKKPVATEVVSELLDSTSLTKVDYDPETGEYKLFLPIQKAYKLTARKDGYFPISELIDLSRDKRFRDIKRNLYVLPIQVGSKTVLRGILFAQSQSELLAGSETELDALTDLLRQHPTMDILVEGHTDNQGEWEPNMKLSEDRVKRVKQYLIDKGIDQARIQTKAWGPSKPIASNETEEKRKLNRRVEFTILKL; encoded by the coding sequence ATGGTCGTGAAGTGGTCCTATATCGTCTCGTTTCTGGTGCTGAGCGTAGCCACGGGTTACGCCCAAACCGTGCAGTGGGCGACACAGGTAACGGGATACTCAACCGAGCGGGTCAGCCGGTTCGGCGATCAGCAGTTTCGGGCCTCGCAGGCGCTGGGCAAACCCAACGTGCTGCCGCAGGTCGTCGAAAGCCCCTGCGCCTGGTCGCCCCTGGGCCCCGAAAGCCCCCAGGACGAGTGGATTAAGGTGTCAGTCGATCAAGTTAAACCCATTCGGCAGGTGCTCGTGGCCGAGTCGGCCAACCCGGGCGCGATCACGCAGGTGATCGTCTATGACGAGCAGGGTAAAGAGCGGGTCATCTTTTCGGAAGAAGAGGCCAACGCCCGGCTGGCCAACACGCCGGTCAACCCGCTGCTTCGCATTCAGGTCCCCGAAGGCGTGCTCACGGGCCGGGCGATTAAGGTGGTCATGAAACCCAGCCGGGTGAAAGGCATCAACCAGATCGATGCCATTGGCGTCAGCGACAGTCCGCAGCCCGTCACGGTGGGCATCCGGCTGGGCACCAATGCTCCCAAAGTACAGGAACGCGAAAACCTGGGGCCGGGTATCAACTCCCCCTCCGACGAGGTAGCTCCGGTGATTTCGCCCGACGGCAAAACGATCTATTTCACCCGTACCAACCACAAGGGCAACGTGGGCCGGCCCGATAAGCAGGATGTCTGGTTTTCGACCCTCAACCCCGACCGCACCTGGAGCGAGGCGCAGAACATCGGCAAGCCCATCAATACCGACAACAATAACGCCATCAACGGCATCTCGCCCGACGGCCGCACCTTATACCTGCTGAATGTGTACCGACCCGACGGCAGCCTGGAGTTTGGCATCTCCAAATCGACGCTGACCAAAACCGGCTGGACGTTTCCCCGCGAATGCCAGATCACGAACTACGCCATCCGCGACCCGACGAAAAACACCTTTCTGGAGCTGACCGTCTCACCCGACGGGCAGACGATGCTGCTGGCGCTGGAACGGAAAGATGCCATTGGGAAACGCGATCTCTACGTCTCGTTCCGGCAGGCCGACGTGACCTGGAGCGAGCCCAAATCGCTCGGTTCGGTGCTGAACACGGCCGACGAAGAAGCCGCACCCTTTCTGGCCATCGACAACCGGACGCTGTATTTCACCTCGCAGGGGCATCCCGGCTACGGCAACGGCGACATCTTCGTGACGCGCCGCCTCGACGACACCTGGACCAACTGGAGCGAGCCTGAAAACCTGGGGCTGGGCATCAATTCGCCCGAATGGGACGGCTATTTCAACGTACCTGCGTCGGGCGATTACGCCTACCTGAGCTCCCGGGCCAACTCGCTGGGCGAACATGATCTGTTCCGGCTGAAACTGGTTCCCGGCCTGCGGCCCGAGCCCGTGGCCATGATTACCGGGCAGGTGCTCGACCTGATCAGCAAAAAGCCGGTCGCCACGGAGGTCGTCTCGGAACTGCTCGACAGCACCAGCCTCACCAAGGTGGATTATGACCCCGAAACGGGCGAGTACAAACTGTTTCTGCCCATTCAGAAAGCCTACAAACTGACCGCCCGCAAAGACGGCTATTTCCCCATCAGTGAGCTGATCGACTTGAGCCGCGACAAACGGTTCCGCGATATCAAACGCAACCTGTACGTGCTGCCCATTCAGGTAGGCTCCAAAACGGTGCTGCGGGGTATTCTCTTCGCCCAGAGCCAGTCGGAACTGCTGGCTGGCTCCGAAACCGAACTCGACGCCCTCACGGACTTGCTCAGGCAGCACCCGACGATGGACATTCTGGTGGAAGGGCATACCGACAATCAGGGCGAATGGGAGCCTAACATGAAGCTCTCGGAAGACCGGGTGAAGCGGGTAAAGCAGTACCTGATCGACAAAGGCATCGACCAGGCACGCATCCAGACCAAGGCCTGGGGACCCAGCAAACCCATCGCCAGTAACGAGACCGAAGAGAAACGGAAACTAAACCGGCGGGTAGAATTCACCATTCTCAAACTGTGA